A genomic stretch from Candidatus Thermoplasmatota archaeon includes:
- a CDS encoding mechanosensitive ion channel family protein: MVNHTDAAANATMDTPFLGAPGAEAWLAPLAVAFGGLLAGVVLARVLVGLARKGAERTETDLDDVLVAALGRPVVWLVTLGSLSVAAGLAPLDDDALGPTRTLLRLASLAVLGIVGARVVLAILTREAKRRPSLRAVAPLVRRAVASVFALVVLLMGLEALGYSITPVLTTMGLAGLAFALALQDTLGNFFAGLHLQADRPIREGDYIKLVEENIEGYVDRIGWRSTRIRQLANNLVIIPNSKLADALVVNYYLPEPRMSLLIPVSVPYGVDTRRVEALLVDEAKRAAKDVPGLLETPEPFVRFIPGYGASSLDFTVICQVREYVDQYLAQHELRHRFLGRLAAEGISMPFPTRTLHVVGAEARPQAALDGEARRVL, encoded by the coding sequence ATGGTCAACCACACCGATGCGGCGGCGAATGCGACGATGGATACGCCCTTCCTCGGCGCGCCCGGCGCCGAGGCGTGGCTTGCGCCCCTCGCGGTCGCTTTCGGCGGCCTCCTCGCCGGCGTGGTTCTCGCGCGCGTGCTCGTCGGGCTCGCGCGCAAAGGCGCCGAGCGGACCGAAACCGACCTCGACGACGTCCTCGTCGCCGCCCTCGGTCGACCCGTCGTCTGGCTCGTCACGCTCGGATCGCTCTCCGTCGCCGCCGGCCTCGCCCCGCTCGACGACGATGCGCTCGGCCCGACGCGGACCCTCCTTCGGCTCGCGAGCCTCGCGGTCCTCGGCATCGTCGGCGCGCGCGTCGTGCTCGCCATCCTCACCCGCGAGGCGAAGCGACGCCCGTCGCTTCGCGCCGTCGCGCCCCTGGTGCGGCGCGCCGTCGCGAGCGTCTTCGCGCTCGTCGTCCTCCTCATGGGCCTCGAGGCCCTCGGATACTCCATCACGCCCGTGCTCACGACGATGGGCCTCGCGGGCCTCGCGTTCGCGCTCGCGCTCCAGGACACGCTCGGGAACTTCTTCGCGGGCCTGCACCTCCAGGCCGACCGTCCGATCCGCGAAGGGGACTACATCAAGCTCGTCGAGGAGAACATCGAAGGCTACGTCGACCGCATCGGATGGCGCTCGACGCGCATCCGCCAGCTCGCAAACAACCTCGTCATCATCCCGAACTCGAAGCTCGCGGACGCGCTCGTCGTGAACTATTACCTCCCCGAGCCGCGCATGTCGCTCCTCATCCCCGTGAGCGTGCCGTACGGCGTCGACACGCGCCGGGTCGAGGCGCTCCTCGTCGACGAGGCGAAGCGGGCGGCGAAGGACGTGCCCGGGCTTCTCGAAACGCCCGAGCCCTTCGTCCGTTTCATTCCCGGCTACGGCGCGTCCTCCCTCGACTTCACGGTCATCTGCCAGGTTCGTGAATATGTCGATCAGTACCTTGCCCAGCACGAGCTGAGGCACCGCTTCCTCGGCCGCCTGGCGGCGGAAGGCATCTCGATGCCGTTCCCCACGCGGACCCTCCACGTGGTCGGCGCAGAGGCGCGCCCGCAGGCCGCCCTCGACGGCGAGGCGCGGCGCGTGCTCTGA
- the leuS gene encoding leucine--tRNA ligase, whose amino-acid sequence MPTGAGPFASIEDKWRRRWRESGAHLGRVEEGRPKFFATYPYSYMNAYAHVGHAFTMLRNDVTVRRERMLGKNVLFPFAFHVTGTPIVAAANRVRDGEPKQIKILREMGIPEADVPKFADPWHWVAYFPREWREDVDRLGLHVDWSREFHTTEKNPHYDAFIRWQFRRLREGGYVAKGRHPVIWCPKDQAPVADHDRAEGEGETPQEFALVKLALADAPAGLPGSGPVHLVAATLRPETMFGQTNLWVNPAVRYAVASVGTERWIVSKPAAERMKLQFPDLTVLDGDVAGSALVGRRVRAPARDADVPVLPATFVREDRGTGVVTSVPSDAPFDYAALRDLQREPAKAAGVDPARLAAIAPVAIIDTPGLGDLPGVALVERGNVRSQADTAALDAATDEAYKAGFYSGVLKASCGPFAGRPVADAKEEVKAWLVERGEAAVYYEPTGPVVCRCLTPAVVKIVSDQWFMRYSDPAWKAKVREAFAAMQVHPELARKQFEHVIGWLKDWACAREGGLGTRLPWDERWIIESLSDSTIYMAYYAIAPHLEQGTVTGAAGERPGVDPADLTDAFFDFVLLGRGDARAAAKGTVTPEVARACRREFAYWYPLDFRNSGKDLLQNHLTFYVFNHVAIWDDPALWPRQVSVNGWVTVDGEKMSKSKGNFVLLRQALDAYGASATRFALAYAGEGVDDANFDRTFAETVAKRLEGWFRTMTDETPVRSDPLPIDDWFLSILHSTVADVGRAMDAIEHRTALKLAFFDLDREWSWYVRRSGGVPRADVLAEYRDVAHRLLAPFVPALASEVRAVLKREGDAIDAPWPIPRAEAIRPDAEAGERFVRSVIEDVREILKVTGIAPKRLALYVAPAWKRRMDELARGLVAEGRLAMPALMAAASKDPAVKPHAKDAPKLAQDLVKRYQGATVPPPAFDEAAALSGARAFLEAEFGVAATVHAADAPGLEDPAGKARHAAPGRPAIYVA is encoded by the coding sequence ATGCCCACCGGGGCGGGACCGTTCGCGTCGATCGAGGACAAGTGGCGCCGTCGCTGGCGCGAATCCGGCGCGCATCTCGGCCGCGTCGAGGAGGGCCGCCCCAAGTTCTTCGCGACCTACCCGTACTCGTACATGAACGCGTACGCGCACGTCGGCCACGCGTTCACGATGCTGCGCAACGACGTCACGGTGCGGCGCGAGCGCATGCTCGGGAAGAACGTGCTCTTCCCGTTCGCCTTCCACGTGACGGGCACGCCCATCGTCGCGGCCGCGAACCGCGTGCGCGACGGCGAGCCCAAGCAGATCAAGATCCTGCGCGAGATGGGCATTCCCGAGGCCGATGTCCCGAAGTTCGCGGACCCGTGGCACTGGGTCGCCTACTTCCCGCGCGAGTGGCGCGAGGACGTCGACCGCCTCGGCCTCCACGTCGACTGGTCGCGCGAGTTCCACACCACGGAGAAGAACCCGCACTACGACGCGTTCATCCGATGGCAGTTCCGGCGCCTCCGCGAGGGCGGCTACGTCGCGAAGGGCCGCCACCCCGTCATCTGGTGCCCGAAGGACCAGGCGCCCGTCGCGGACCACGACCGGGCCGAGGGCGAGGGCGAGACGCCGCAGGAGTTCGCGCTCGTCAAGCTCGCGCTCGCGGACGCGCCCGCGGGCCTTCCCGGATCGGGGCCCGTCCACCTCGTCGCCGCGACGCTCAGGCCCGAGACCATGTTCGGACAGACGAACCTCTGGGTGAACCCCGCGGTCCGCTACGCGGTCGCGTCCGTCGGCACGGAGCGCTGGATCGTCTCGAAGCCCGCCGCGGAACGCATGAAGCTCCAGTTCCCGGACCTGACCGTCCTCGACGGCGACGTCGCGGGCTCCGCGCTTGTGGGCCGACGCGTGCGCGCCCCCGCGCGCGACGCCGACGTGCCCGTCCTCCCCGCGACCTTCGTGCGCGAGGACCGCGGCACGGGCGTCGTCACGAGCGTCCCGAGCGACGCGCCCTTCGACTACGCGGCGTTGCGCGACCTCCAGCGCGAGCCGGCGAAGGCCGCGGGCGTCGACCCCGCGCGCCTCGCCGCGATCGCCCCGGTCGCGATCATCGACACGCCCGGCCTCGGCGACCTTCCCGGCGTCGCGCTCGTCGAGCGCGGAAACGTGCGCTCGCAGGCGGACACGGCGGCCCTGGACGCCGCGACGGACGAGGCCTACAAGGCGGGCTTCTACTCGGGCGTCCTCAAGGCCTCCTGCGGCCCGTTCGCGGGGCGCCCCGTGGCCGATGCGAAGGAGGAGGTCAAGGCGTGGCTCGTCGAGCGCGGCGAGGCGGCGGTCTACTACGAGCCCACGGGCCCCGTTGTCTGCCGGTGCCTCACGCCCGCGGTCGTGAAGATCGTCTCCGACCAGTGGTTCATGCGCTACAGCGACCCCGCGTGGAAGGCGAAGGTCCGCGAGGCCTTCGCCGCGATGCAGGTGCATCCCGAGCTCGCGCGCAAGCAGTTCGAGCACGTGATCGGATGGCTCAAGGACTGGGCCTGCGCGCGCGAGGGCGGCCTCGGCACGCGACTTCCCTGGGACGAGCGGTGGATCATCGAGAGCCTCAGCGACTCGACGATCTACATGGCCTACTATGCGATCGCGCCGCATCTCGAGCAGGGCACCGTCACGGGCGCCGCGGGCGAGCGGCCGGGCGTCGACCCCGCGGACCTCACGGACGCGTTCTTCGATTTCGTGCTCCTCGGCCGCGGCGACGCGCGCGCGGCCGCGAAGGGAACCGTGACGCCGGAGGTCGCGCGCGCGTGCCGCCGCGAGTTCGCTTACTGGTATCCGCTCGACTTCCGCAACTCGGGCAAGGACCTCCTCCAGAACCACCTCACGTTCTACGTCTTCAACCACGTCGCGATCTGGGACGACCCCGCGCTGTGGCCCCGGCAGGTGAGCGTGAACGGCTGGGTCACGGTCGACGGCGAGAAGATGTCGAAGAGCAAGGGCAACTTCGTCCTCCTCCGGCAGGCGCTCGACGCTTACGGCGCCTCCGCGACGCGCTTCGCGCTCGCCTACGCGGGCGAAGGCGTCGACGACGCGAACTTCGACCGCACCTTCGCCGAGACGGTCGCGAAGCGCCTCGAGGGCTGGTTCCGGACGATGACGGACGAGACGCCCGTCCGCTCCGACCCGCTCCCCATCGACGACTGGTTCCTGAGCATCCTCCATTCGACCGTCGCCGACGTCGGCCGAGCGATGGACGCGATCGAGCACCGCACGGCGCTCAAGCTCGCCTTCTTCGACCTCGACCGCGAATGGTCGTGGTACGTCCGCCGATCGGGGGGCGTCCCCCGCGCCGACGTCCTCGCGGAGTACCGCGACGTCGCGCACCGCCTCCTTGCGCCCTTCGTGCCGGCCCTCGCCTCCGAGGTTCGCGCCGTCCTCAAGCGCGAGGGCGACGCGATCGACGCGCCCTGGCCGATCCCCCGCGCGGAAGCAATCCGCCCCGACGCCGAGGCGGGCGAGCGCTTCGTGAGGAGCGTCATCGAGGACGTGCGCGAGATCCTGAAGGTGACGGGCATCGCGCCGAAGCGCCTCGCGCTCTACGTTGCCCCCGCATGGAAGCGCCGCATGGACGAGCTCGCCCGCGGGCTCGTCGCCGAGGGGCGGCTTGCGATGCCGGCCCTGATGGCGGCCGCCTCCAAGGACCCCGCCGTGAAGCCGCACGCGAAGGACGCGCCGAAGCTCGCGCAAGACCTCGTGAAGCGTTACCAGGGCGCGACCGTCCCGCCGCCCGCCTTCGACGAGGCCGCGGCGCTTTCGGGCGCGCGCGCCTTCCTCGAAGCCGAGTTCGGGGTCGCCGCGACGGTCCATGCGGCGGATGCGCCGGGACTCGAGGACCCCGCCGGCAAGGCCCGGCACGCCGCGCCGGGACGACCCGCCATCTACGTCGCGTGA
- a CDS encoding helix-turn-helix domain-containing protein: MGFELNVVSHTPQTGVADLDTVALRFLTDIGYMGHGLDPVADPASVRGSVPYRLFIECLCGRPDKAWTVEELMAHLATSRPTVYRHVNKLKSLDLLEEVAAPSGEAGARKAYRLRYGNLAKAWNFTEAHVRVALENYRKTVDHLHDLAQRANREGARPRAGSPLKEAL, from the coding sequence ATGGGCTTCGAGCTGAACGTCGTGAGCCACACGCCGCAGACCGGCGTCGCCGACCTCGACACCGTGGCGCTCCGCTTCCTCACGGACATCGGGTACATGGGCCACGGTCTCGACCCCGTCGCGGACCCCGCGAGCGTCCGTGGGTCCGTCCCGTACCGCCTCTTCATCGAATGCCTGTGCGGCCGCCCCGACAAGGCGTGGACCGTCGAGGAGCTCATGGCCCATCTCGCCACGAGCCGTCCCACGGTGTACCGGCATGTCAACAAGCTCAAGAGCCTCGACCTCCTCGAAGAGGTCGCGGCCCCGTCCGGCGAGGCCGGCGCGCGCAAGGCGTACCGCCTGCGCTACGGCAACCTCGCGAAGGCCTGGAACTTCACCGAGGCGCACGTCCGCGTCGCCCTCGAGAACTACCGCAAGACCGTCGACCACCTCCACGACCTCGCGCAGCGCGCCAACCGCGAAGGCGCGCGCCCGCGGGCCGGGAGCCCCCTCAAGGAGGCCCTCTGA